One stretch of Pyramidobacter piscolens W5455 DNA includes these proteins:
- a CDS encoding L-threonylcarbamoyladenylate synthase — translation MKKYDNIVPVDFWNPDPAVIARAAALIRAGELVAFPTETVYGLGGNALDGEAVKKIYAAKGRPSDNPLILHFPSPEAVERAAFVDDRARRLMARFWPGPLTLVLPARDCVSKEARGGLTTVGCRMPDYPAALAFFAACGV, via the coding sequence TTGAAAAAATATGACAATATCGTCCCCGTCGATTTTTGGAACCCCGACCCGGCGGTGATCGCCCGCGCCGCGGCGCTGATCCGCGCCGGCGAGCTGGTGGCCTTTCCCACCGAGACGGTTTACGGCCTCGGCGGCAACGCGCTGGACGGCGAGGCGGTGAAAAAAATTTACGCCGCCAAGGGACGCCCTTCCGACAATCCGCTCATCCTGCATTTTCCCAGCCCCGAAGCGGTAGAGCGGGCGGCGTTCGTCGACGATCGCGCGCGGCGGCTGATGGCGCGCTTCTGGCCGGGACCGCTGACGCTGGTGCTGCCGGCTCGCGACTGCGTGTCGAAAGAGGCGCGCGGCGGGCTGACGACCGTCGGCTGCCGCATGCCCGATTATCCCGCGGCGCTGGCGTTCTTCGCCGCCTGCGGCGT
- the tgt gene encoding tRNA guanosine(34) transglycosylase Tgt: protein MFEYRLIAQDPETGARAGEFTTPHGVIPTPVFMPVGTQATVKAMSPDELKQIGAKIILSNTYHLFLRPGPDLIAKAGGLHGFMNWDRPILTDSGGFQVFSLAGISKVMDDGVEFQSHLDGTRYLMTPELATQIQEKLGSDIAMCFDQCVKLPCTREQAQAAVERTLRWAARCKAAHSRADQAQFGIVQGALLDDLRAACADELVRMDFPGYAIGGLSVGESHAEMYRCLDALMPRLPAHKPRYLMGVGHPANLIEGIARGVDMFDCVLPTRNGRTGTAFTCEGKMNVKNRRYAEDFSPIDPECGCYACRNFTRAYVRHLYKAGEILAVRLLSWHNIHFLVQLAAGARQAIVEGRFGAYRREFMTRYEGGAYLEKI from the coding sequence GTGTTTGAATACCGTTTGATCGCTCAGGATCCGGAGACGGGCGCGCGCGCCGGCGAGTTCACGACGCCGCACGGCGTGATCCCCACGCCGGTTTTCATGCCGGTGGGCACGCAGGCCACGGTCAAGGCCATGAGTCCCGACGAGCTGAAGCAGATCGGCGCGAAGATCATTCTGTCGAATACCTACCATCTGTTTCTGCGCCCCGGCCCCGATCTGATCGCCAAGGCCGGCGGGCTGCACGGCTTCATGAACTGGGACCGCCCCATCCTCACCGACAGCGGCGGCTTTCAGGTGTTTTCTCTGGCGGGCATCAGCAAGGTCATGGACGACGGCGTCGAGTTCCAGTCGCATCTGGACGGCACGCGCTATCTGATGACGCCCGAACTGGCCACGCAGATCCAGGAAAAGCTGGGCAGCGACATCGCCATGTGCTTCGACCAGTGCGTCAAGCTGCCCTGCACGCGCGAGCAGGCTCAGGCCGCGGTGGAGCGCACGCTGCGCTGGGCGGCGCGCTGCAAAGCCGCTCATTCCCGCGCCGACCAGGCGCAGTTCGGCATCGTGCAGGGGGCGCTGTTAGACGACCTGCGCGCCGCCTGCGCCGACGAACTGGTGCGGATGGATTTCCCCGGCTACGCGATCGGCGGCCTGTCGGTGGGCGAGTCGCACGCCGAGATGTACCGTTGCCTCGACGCCCTGATGCCGCGCCTGCCGGCGCACAAGCCGCGCTACCTGATGGGCGTCGGGCACCCCGCCAATCTGATCGAGGGCATCGCCCGCGGCGTCGACATGTTCGACTGCGTGCTGCCGACGCGCAACGGCCGCACCGGCACCGCGTTCACCTGCGAAGGCAAGATGAACGTCAAAAACCGGCGCTACGCCGAAGACTTTTCGCCCATCGACCCCGAGTGCGGTTGCTACGCCTGCCGCAACTTCACGCGCGCCTACGTGCGCCACCTCTACAAGGCCGGCGAGATCCTGGCGGTGCGGCTGCTTTCGTGGCACAACATTCATTTCCTCGTCCAGCTCGCGGCCGGCGCGCGGCAGGCCATCGTCGAAGGGCGCTTCGGCGCTTACCGCCGCGAGTTCATGACGCGGTACGAAGGCGGCGCTTACCTTGAAAAAATATGA
- a CDS encoding TatD family hydrolase, with protein MNYVDSHCHLNSPELRGGIPAVLERARAAGVVRMAVIGSTLADSAEALEICRRHKPYGLFPVVGIHPHEVKDLPLGELPRELLDMAALSEVKAWGEIGLDYYYDLSPRAAQIEKLAQQLEAARALNRPVVFHVRDAYDDFWPLMTAERAPEKAELHCFTGSMADARRALDRGWKIGVTGMVTFAKAEDIRAVVRELPAQAILCETDSPWMSPKPFRGTVNEPSRVPLVYRKVAEVKNMALDELAAQVWRNNMEFFGLEEDACV; from the coding sequence ATGAACTACGTCGACAGCCACTGCCATCTCAACTCGCCGGAGCTGCGCGGCGGCATTCCCGCGGTGCTGGAGCGGGCGAGGGCCGCGGGCGTCGTCCGCATGGCGGTGATCGGCAGCACGCTGGCCGACAGCGCCGAGGCACTGGAAATCTGCCGTCGGCACAAGCCGTACGGTTTGTTCCCCGTGGTCGGGATTCATCCGCACGAAGTCAAGGATCTGCCGCTGGGGGAGCTGCCGCGGGAGCTGCTGGACATGGCCGCGCTTTCCGAAGTGAAAGCCTGGGGCGAGATCGGCCTCGACTACTATTACGATCTGTCGCCGCGCGCCGCGCAGATCGAGAAGCTGGCGCAGCAGCTGGAAGCCGCCCGGGCGCTGAACAGGCCCGTGGTGTTCCACGTGCGCGACGCTTACGACGATTTCTGGCCGCTGATGACGGCGGAACGCGCGCCGGAAAAGGCGGAGCTGCACTGCTTCACCGGCTCGATGGCCGACGCGCGCAGGGCGCTCGACCGCGGCTGGAAGATCGGCGTCACGGGCATGGTCACGTTCGCCAAGGCCGAAGACATCCGCGCCGTCGTGCGCGAACTGCCGGCGCAAGCGATCCTGTGCGAGACCGATTCGCCCTGGATGTCTCCCAAGCCGTTCCGCGGCACGGTCAACGAGCCGTCGCGCGTGCCGCTGGTCTACCGCAAGGTGGCCGAAGTGAAAAACATGGCGCTGGACGAACTGGCCGCCCAAGTCTGGCGCAACAATATGGAATTTTTCGGTCTGGAGGAAGACGCATGTGTTTGA
- a CDS encoding alpha/beta hydrolase, translated as MAPKGAPNENFLPIFMTFSPFVCRRPAPDASYVAGPRDARRLRAYGHIIRTRQIYSKYLHLMKNDSFEAWHVNKAGFLREKKTLPEFSPQADESRSFRFRFDGVWGTMNDRHLILISNEKALLKMSRFLRKEMDGTMDASMKEERLEIDGIPVLIRGETAEKAFVMIHGRGGCKEECRDFSELAASRGWQTAALDLPGHGERRGERDGLVPWKAVPELERVTRWARCRWASVAVRAVSIGAWFAMLACADEKLSGALFVSPLLDMAGLIRRMMQRAGVSEERLRREKIIRTATGEELSWLYYEYARQHPARVWRQPCEILLAGRDELTDRGAVEKFATASGGRVTVMETGEHWFHTPEQTAFMHRWEERALARLEVLS; from the coding sequence ATGGCGCCGAAGGGCGCCCCCAATGAGAATTTTTTACCGATTTTCATGACGTTTTCTCCTTTCGTATGCCGGCGCCCTGCGCCGGACGCATCGTACGTCGCCGGACCGCGCGATGCGCGTCGTCTTCGAGCGTATGGTCACATTATAAGGACGCGACAGATATATAGCAAATACCTGCATTTGATGAAAAACGATTCATTTGAGGCATGGCATGTGAATAAAGCCGGCTTTCTCCGCGAGAAAAAAACGTTGCCGGAGTTTTCGCCCCAAGCGGACGAAAGTCGTTCGTTCCGCTTTCGGTTTGACGGCGTTTGGGGTACAATGAACGACAGGCATTTGATACTCATTTCCAATGAAAAGGCATTGTTGAAAATGTCGCGCTTCTTGCGAAAGGAAATGGACGGAACGATGGATGCGAGTATGAAAGAAGAACGGCTCGAGATCGACGGCATTCCCGTTTTGATCCGCGGAGAGACGGCTGAAAAGGCGTTTGTGATGATCCACGGCCGGGGCGGCTGCAAAGAAGAGTGCCGCGATTTTTCGGAACTGGCGGCGAGCCGGGGCTGGCAGACGGCGGCGCTCGATCTGCCGGGGCACGGCGAGCGGCGTGGAGAACGGGACGGCCTTGTCCCCTGGAAGGCTGTGCCGGAACTTGAGAGAGTGACGCGCTGGGCGCGCTGCCGGTGGGCATCGGTCGCTGTGCGCGCGGTCAGCATCGGCGCGTGGTTTGCCATGTTGGCTTGCGCCGACGAAAAACTGTCCGGCGCCCTTTTCGTTTCGCCGCTGCTCGATATGGCCGGCTTGATCCGCAGGATGATGCAACGTGCCGGAGTGAGCGAGGAGCGTCTGCGCCGCGAAAAAATCATCCGCACGGCGACGGGGGAGGAGCTTTCATGGCTGTATTACGAATACGCGCGGCAACATCCGGCACGCGTCTGGCGTCAACCGTGCGAAATTCTCTTGGCGGGCCGTGACGAATTGACGGACCGCGGCGCCGTGGAAAAGTTCGCGACGGCTTCGGGCGGCCGCGTGACGGTGATGGAAACAGGAGAACATTGGTTCCATACGCCGGAACAAACGGCTTTCATGCATCGCTGGGAAGAACGAGCGCTTGCCCGGCTGGAGGTTTTATCATGA
- a CDS encoding alpha/beta hydrolase, whose amino-acid sequence MKIGKKFSLGAPFGAMSLAGAAFAAETTAAAPQLEQEWDKVFPKSEKVEHKKVLFKNRYGITLAADMYIPKDSGGTKLPALAVCGPFGAVKEQSSGLYAQIMAERGFLTIAFDPSFTGESGGEPRYVASPDINTEDFSAAVDFLSVQDSVDPERIGVIGICGWGGMALNAAAMDTRIKATVASTMYDMSRVIANGYFDQMDADGRAELRRQLNAQRTEDYRNGSCALAGGLPDVRPAEPQFLVDYYDYYKTPRGYHKRSLNSNGGWNVTSALSFLNMPLLAYASEIRSAVLIVHGEKAHSRYFSEDAFKKLTGSNKELMIIPGANHTDLYDRLDKIPFDAIEAFFKKNL is encoded by the coding sequence ATGAAAATCGGTAAAAAATTCTCATTGGGGGCGCCCTTCGGCGCCATGTCGCTGGCGGGGGCCGCCTTCGCGGCGGAAACGACGGCCGCCGCGCCGCAGCTTGAACAGGAATGGGACAAGGTCTTCCCCAAAAGCGAGAAGGTGGAGCATAAAAAAGTGCTCTTCAAAAACCGCTACGGAATCACTCTCGCCGCCGACATGTACATTCCCAAGGACAGCGGCGGCACAAAACTTCCCGCCCTCGCCGTCTGCGGCCCCTTCGGCGCCGTCAAGGAGCAGTCCAGCGGGCTGTACGCCCAGATCATGGCCGAACGCGGATTTCTGACCATCGCCTTCGATCCGTCCTTCACCGGCGAAAGCGGCGGCGAACCCCGCTATGTGGCTTCGCCCGACATCAACACCGAGGATTTCTCCGCAGCCGTCGATTTTCTGTCCGTTCAGGACAGCGTCGATCCGGAACGGATCGGCGTCATCGGCATCTGCGGCTGGGGCGGCATGGCGCTGAACGCGGCGGCCATGGACACCCGCATCAAGGCCACCGTGGCCTCCACCATGTACGACATGAGCCGCGTCATCGCCAACGGCTACTTCGACCAGATGGATGCGGACGGCCGCGCCGAGCTGCGTCGGCAGCTGAACGCCCAGCGCACCGAAGATTACCGGAACGGAAGCTGCGCCCTGGCCGGCGGCCTGCCCGACGTCCGCCCCGCGGAGCCGCAGTTCCTCGTCGATTATTACGATTATTACAAGACGCCGCGCGGCTATCACAAACGCTCCCTCAACAGCAACGGCGGCTGGAACGTCACGTCCGCGCTCTCCTTTCTCAACATGCCGCTCCTCGCCTACGCTTCCGAGATCCGTTCCGCCGTGCTGATCGTCCACGGCGAAAAGGCGCACTCCCGCTACTTCAGCGAGGACGCCTTCAAGAAGCTCACCGGCAGCAACAAAGAGCTCATGATCATCCCCGGCGCCAATCACACCGATCTGTACGACCGCCTCGACAAGATCCCCTTCGACGCCATCGAGGCGTTCTTCAAAAAGAATCTGTAG
- a CDS encoding pyridoxamine kinase, which produces MSYKRILTVQDISCVGQCSLTVALPILSACGLETAILPSAVLSTHTGGFTGYTFHDLTAEMPRIIEHWEREQIRFDAVYSGYLGNASQTEYLKEIYGTLLQPGGLRIADPAMADNGRLYPGFDAAYVEAMRRFVFAADLILPNITEAALLTGVEYRERYDESYVDALLAALRKAGAKTVVLTGVSYDDATTGVVVDDGAQKRYYRHEKLPKGCHGTGDVFASVFAGMLTGGRSAYDAAVAAADFTLHCIRFTAQDPSHWYGVKFEPLLRELTEQCK; this is translated from the coding sequence ATGTCGTACAAAAGGATTTTGACGGTGCAGGACATTTCCTGCGTCGGGCAGTGCTCGCTGACGGTGGCGCTGCCGATTTTGTCCGCCTGCGGGCTGGAGACGGCGATCTTGCCGTCGGCCGTGCTTTCCACGCACACCGGCGGCTTTACGGGCTACACGTTCCACGACCTGACGGCGGAAATGCCGCGCATCATCGAGCACTGGGAACGCGAACAAATCCGTTTCGACGCGGTGTACAGCGGCTATCTGGGCAACGCCTCGCAGACCGAATACCTCAAGGAAATTTACGGCACGCTGCTTCAGCCCGGCGGGCTGCGCATCGCCGACCCGGCCATGGCCGACAACGGGCGGCTCTATCCGGGATTCGACGCGGCGTACGTGGAGGCCATGCGCCGCTTCGTCTTCGCCGCCGATCTGATCCTGCCGAACATCACCGAGGCGGCGCTGCTCACCGGCGTGGAATACCGCGAGCGGTACGACGAAAGCTACGTCGACGCCCTGCTCGCCGCGCTGCGCAAAGCCGGCGCCAAAACCGTGGTGCTGACGGGCGTCAGTTACGACGACGCGACGACGGGCGTCGTGGTGGACGACGGCGCGCAGAAACGCTATTACCGCCACGAAAAGCTGCCGAAGGGCTGCCACGGCACCGGCGACGTTTTCGCCTCCGTGTTCGCCGGCATGCTGACGGGCGGAAGATCCGCCTACGACGCGGCCGTCGCCGCCGCCGACTTCACGCTGCACTGCATTCGGTTCACCGCGCAGGATCCTTCGCACTGGTACGGCGTCAAGTTCGAGCCGCTCCTGCGCGAGCTGACCGAACAGTGCAAGTAG